The Lycium barbarum isolate Lr01 chromosome 12, ASM1917538v2, whole genome shotgun sequence genome includes a region encoding these proteins:
- the LOC132625006 gene encoding uncharacterized protein LOC132625006 has protein sequence MAVSSSHTAFSFHSSLGSKTSLNPCLVGYPFTATNRRRPFIITFSSKSKNELSIDKKRQLLEQYGLNPDEFLSDPSPKTKKRREQSDSGSGKRVLLEEPKAPRETHKLLQVVGGTARRKKLLSPKSMDVRPMMEVVKAAAFGILQAAGGCPASLRPGRWLDLYSGTGSVGIEAISRGCSEVHFVEMDPWVVSDVLQPNLEWTGFLDVSVIHTVRVESFLERAEHFLGEDGSFDYISVTPPYEAVDYSILMDQISKSSIVGENTFIVVEYPLRTDMLDSCGCLVKISDRRFGRTHLAIYGPKWAQKKKYVEKTKKRQEKLDLLREVESSAS, from the exons ATGGCAGTTTCATCATCACATACTGCTTTTTCTTTTCACTCATCTCTTGGTTCTAAGACCAGTTTAAATCCTTGTCTCGTTGGATATCCTTTCACAGCAACCAATCGTCGCCGTCCATTCATTATCACCTTCTCTTCCA AATCAAAAAATGAACTCTCAATTGATAAGAAAAGACAATTACTTGAACAATACGGTCTTAATCCTGATGAGTTCTTATCTGACCCATCTCCAAAG ACAAAGAAGAGGAGAGAACAATCCGACAGTGGAAGCGGAAAACGGGTCCTTCTAGAAGAACCTAAAGCTCCACGCGAGACACATAAATTGCTTCAG GTTGTTGGGGGGACGGCTCGAAGGAAGAAATTGCTCTCACCAAAGAGCATGGATGTGCGTCCCATGATGGAAGTTGTAAAAGCTGCTGCATTTGGTATTTTGCAA GCGGCAGGTGGTTGCCCTGCATCTTTGCGGCCTGGCCGTTGGTTGGACCTGTATAGTGGGACAGGATCAGTTGGTATAGAAGCCATTAGCCGAGGGTGTTCTGAG GTACATTTTGTTGAGATGGACCCTTGGGTTGTCTCAGATGTTCTCCAGCCAAATTTAGAATGGACTGGTTTCCTTGATGTCTCAGTCATACATACTGTCCGCGTTGAAAGCTTTTTGGAGCGGGCAGAACATTTTCTTG GTGAAGATGGGAGCTTTGATTATATTAGTGTTACGCCACCATATGAGGCAGTTGATTACAGTATATTAATGGATCAAATTTCAAAATCATCAATAGTGGGAGAGAATACATTTATA GTGGTGGAATACCCCTTGAGAACTGACATGCTGGATTCATGCGGATGCCTTGTTAAG ATATCTGATCGGCGGTTTGGTCGAACTCATTTGGcaatatatggaccaaagtggGCACAGAAGAAAAAATATGTAGAGAAGACAAAGAAAAGGCAAGAAAAGCTGGATTTGTTAAGGGAAGTGGAGAGTTCGGCATCTTAA
- the LOC132625007 gene encoding CLAVATA3/ESR (CLE)-related protein 25 — protein MGSDGAGRGSNFLRVVILLSFLCFVSAEILENPAAKTVTKTVTGTTNIQLDTRRIIETERHSLQGTKLNYVSKRRVPIGPDPIHNRKAGEHMETRIRA, from the exons ATGGGTAGTGATGGTGCGGGCCGTGGCAGCAATTTTTTGAGGGTTGTTATTTTACTTAGTTTTCTATGTTTTGTGTCTGCTGAGATATTAGAGAATCCAGCAGCCAAAACTGTCACCAAAACAGTTACTGGGACAACAAATATCCAGTTGGACACTAGGAGGATAATAGAAACAGAAAGGCATTCTCTGCAAGGGACCAAACTCAATTATGTCAGCAAAAGAAGAGTACCTATCGGACCTGATCCAATACATAACAG GAAAGCAGGAGAGCACATGGAAACACGCATCCGAGCTTGA
- the LOC132625005 gene encoding inactive LRR receptor-like serine/threonine-protein kinase BIR2 translates to MILFKLFHVPLILILLFQPLYFAIAEDDIKCLQGVKNSFTDPKNNLNSWNFGNSTVGFICKFVGVSCWNDRENRLINLELRDMNLGGNVPDSLQYCRSLQTLDLSGNRLSGPIPFDICTWLPFLVTLDLSNNEFSGTIPADLVKCSYLNRLMLNENKLNGNIPSQFSSLGRLKIFSVANNDLKGRIPQAFESGGSFDFSGNDGLCGGPLGKCGGLSKKNLAIIIAAGVFGAAASMLLGFGAWYWYFTKAGRRSKTGYGLGRVDSERWTDKLRGYRLTQVTLFKKPLVKVKLADLLAATNNFGMESVINSTRTGTTFRAVLRDGSTLAIKRLKTCKLSEKLFRVEMNALGQVRHPNLVPLLGFCVVEEEKLLVYKHLSNGTLYSFLNGYASVLDWPTRFRIGLGAARGLAWLHHGCQPPILHQNICSNVIFLDEDFDARIMDFGLARLVTPPDAKETNFVNGELGEFGYVAPEYSRTMVPSLKGDAYSFGVVLLELATGQRPLEVTVADEGFKGNLVDWVNQLSVSGRIKEAIDKHICGKRHDEEIVQFLKIACNCVISRPKERWSMYQVYEALKSMGEKQGFSEQYDEFPLLFNKQETSSPI, encoded by the coding sequence ATGATCCTTTTCAAATTGTTCCATGTTCCACTAATATTAATCTTATTGTTTCAACCCCTTTATTTTGCTATAGCTGAAGATGATATAAAATGCTTACAAGGGGTCAAGAATTCCTTTACAGATCCAAAAAACAACTTAAATTCTTGGAACTTTGGTAACTCAACAGTGGGGTTTATTTGTAAATTTGTTGGTGTTTCTTGTTGGAATGACCGTGAAAATCGACTTATAAACCTCGAACTTCGAGACATGAACCTAGGAGGTAATGTTCCAGATTCATTACAATATTGTAGAAGTTTACAAACCCTTGATCTTTCTGGTAATAGACTTTCTGGTCCAATACCTTTTGATATTTGCACTTGGCTACCTTTCTTGGTAACTCTTGATTTGTCAAATAATGAATTTAGTGGTACTATTCCAGCTGATCTTGTTAAGTGCTCTTATTTGAATAGATTAATGCTTAATGAGAATAAGCTTAATGGGAATATACCCTCTCAGTTTTCTAGTTTGGGTAGGCTGAAGATATTTTCTGTGGCAAATAATGATCTTAAAGGGAGGATTCCGCAAGCTTTCGAATCAGGGGGTTCGTTTGATTTTAGTGGAAATGATGGACTTTGTGGTGGACCATTAGGGAAATGTGGAGGACTTAGTAAGAAAAATTTAGCTATTATTATTGCTGCAGGTGTGTTTGGTGCTGCTGCTTCTATGTTGTTGGGTTTTGGGGCTTGGTATTGGTATTTTACGAAGGCGGGGAGAAGGAGTAAGACGGGGTATGGGTTAGGGAGAGTTGACTCGGAAAGGTGGACGGATAAGTTGAGGGGTTATAGGCTTACTCAGGTTACGTTGTTTAAGAAACCGCTTGTGAAGGTTAAGTTGGCGGATTTGTTGGCTGCCACGAATAATTTTGGTATGGAGAGTGTGATAAACTCGACTAGGACGGGGACTACGTTTAGAGCTGTTTTACGTGATGGTTCTACGCTTGCTATTAAACGGCTTAAAACATGTAAGCTGAGTGAGAAGTTGTTTCGGGTGGAGATGAATGCGTTAGGACAAGTTAGGCATCCTAATTTGGTGCCGCTTTTGGGGTTTTGTGTTGTTGAGGAGGAAAAGCTTTTGGTTTATAAGCACTTGTCGAATGGTACTTTGTATTCGTTCTTGAATGGGTATGCGAGTGTGTTGGATTGGCCTACTAGGTTTAGGATTGGCTTGGGTGCTGCAAGGGGTCTTGCTTGGCTTCATCATGGTTGCCAACCGCCAATATTGCACCAAAACATATGTTCGAACGTTATTTTCCTTGATGAGGACTTTGATGCTAGAATTATGGATTTTGGGTTGGCAAGGCTGGTGACACCTCCAGATGCAAAAGAGACTAATTTTGTGAACGGGGAGTTGGGGGAATTTGGCTATGTTGCTCCCGAGTACTCAAGGACAATGGTGCCTTCACTGAAAGGGGATGCTTACAGCTTTGGAGTTGTGCTTTTGGAGTTGGCCACTGGGCAAAGACCTCTAGAAGTCACTGTTGCTGATGAAGGTTTTAAGGGAAATTTGGTAGACTGGGTAAATCAGCTTTCTGTTTCTGGTCGGATTAAAGAAGCAATTGATAAGCACATATGTGGGAAGCGCCATGATGAAGAGATCGTGCAATTCCTCAAAATTGCGTGCAATTGTGTAATTTCTCGGCCCAAGGAGAGGTGGTCTATGTATCAGGTATATGAAGCACTGAAGAGCATGGGTGAGAAACAAGGTTTCTCTGAACAGTATGATGAGTTTCCCTTACTATTTAACAAACAAGAGACCAGCAGTCCAATTTGA